A window of the Archocentrus centrarchus isolate MPI-CPG fArcCen1 chromosome 9, fArcCen1, whole genome shotgun sequence genome harbors these coding sequences:
- the ptger4a gene encoding prostaglandin E receptor 4 (subtype EP4) a, which yields MNNQTMGRTMVPTIPSIMFIFGVVGNLIAIVVLCKSRKEQKETTFYTLVCGLAVTDLLGTLLASPVTIAIYVKGAWPGEDPLCQYFGFTLLFFSLAGLSIICAMSVERYIAINHAYFYNDYVDQKLAGLTLVAIYISNAFFCALPIIGFGQVKKQYPQTWCFLEWRSNKTSDAAYSYMYAGFSSLLILATVICNVLVCVALIRMHRRFVRRTSLGTDLGRTVDLRRRGRSFGRLAGAEIQMVILLIGTSAVVLICSIPLVAQVFLNQLYKTPVERRLDKNPDLRAIRFASFNPILDPWIYILLRKAVLLKLIEKIKCLFCKMGARRQQRQGNFPCIDGYQLSSVTSNRDSHSFVSNDLRDANSTSQTFLYFPEGTEKCTGRCPREHKLSGSQQTSARNSQASCSSQKGSTEAQTREEANVITDLSASSCPKDPGLQVTLNTETVEEKCI from the exons ATGAATAATCAAACCATGGGGAGGACCATGGTCCCCACGATTCCGTCCATTATGTTCATTTTCGGGGTGGTTGGAAACCTCATCGCCATCGTGGTTCTTTGTAAATCCcggaaagaacaaaaagaaaccaCCTTTTACACGCTGGTGTGTGGACTGGCAGTCACGGATCTGCTTGGCACACTGCTGGCCAGTCCGGTCACTATCGCAATTTATGTGAAAGGCGCGTGGCCCGGAGAGGACCCGCTGTGTCAGTACTTTGGATTCACCTTGCTTTTCTTCTCGCTGGCAGGGCTCAGCATCATCTGTGCCATGTCGGTGGAGAGATACATTGCTATAAACCATGCCTATTTCTACAATGACTACGTGGACCAAAAACTCGCCGGGCTGACTCTAGTAGCGATTTACATCTCAAATGCTTTTTTCTGCGCCCTGCCGATTATAGGCTTTGGGCAGGTGAAGAAACAGTATCCACAGACGTGGTGTTTTTTAGAGTGGAGGAGCAACAAGACCAGCGATGCCGCTTACTCCTACATGTATGCAGGTTTTAGCTCTCTTCTTATTCTCGCCACTGTGATCTGTAATGTGCTGGTGTGCGTGGCTTTGATCCGGATGCATCGGCGCTTTGTGCGTAGGACGTCGCTGGGCACCGATCTCGGGCGCACCGTGGACCTGCGGAGAAGAGGACGCAGCTTTGGACGTCTGGCCGGTGCAGAGATTCAGATGGTCATTCTCCTCATAGGCACATCGGCAGTAGTTCTCATCTGCTCTATCCCACTTGTT GCTCAGGTGTTTTTGAACCAGCTTTATAAGACTCCAGTGGAGCGACGGCTGGACAAAAACCCTGATCTACGGGCGATACGTTTTGCCTCCTTCAACCCTATTCTTGACCCGTGGATCTACATCCTGCTTCGCAAGGCTGTTCTCCTCAAGCTCATTGAGAAAATCAAGTGCCTCTTTTGTAAAATGGGAGCAAGGAGGCAACAGAGACAGGGAAACTTCCCCTGTATAGATGGCTATCAGCTCTCCTCTGTCACGTCTAACCGGGATTCTCACTCTTTTGTGTCCAATGACCTACGAGATGCCAACAGCACCTCCCAGACCTTCCTCTACTTTCCAGAGGGAACTGAGAAGTGCACTGGAAGATGTCCCAGGGAACACAAACTCTCTGGTTCACAACAAACTTCAGCTAGAAACTCACAAGCGTCTTGTTCATCCCAAAAGGGCAGCACTGAGGCTCAGACCAGAGAAGAGGCAAATGTAATCACAGATCTTTCAGCATCTTCATGCCCTAAAGATCCAGGACTTCAGGTCACTTTGAACACTGAGACAGTGGAGGAGAAATGCATCTGA